Proteins from a genomic interval of Nautilia sp. PV-1:
- a CDS encoding phage terminase large subunit family protein codes for MGIYKEAFLKGLEPDPLLTISEWADRYRFLPKESSAEPGKWRTDRFPFLKEIMDALSPQDPTHEVKLIKGTQIGGTEVGNNFLMAYMDLYPSPMLLMLPTEALLKKHRQMKLIPSIRAVKRLAKKIKPGKTKNDLGDNSMMEFPGGSLVYAYSNSTANFRSLSCRVVCLDDVDGFPEDVNDEGSPISLAKNRADSFPNRKIYINSTPTIKGASNIEKEYEDSDQREYFMPCPHCGEYIKFETENFVYEWDEEKYELTSDVKYACPKCGSLIDEFYKNEMLNKGKWIPQNPGHPYKGYRLPSFYSPLGFLSWEKIFREYLKAKRALEKDRNDKLMKTWINTREALPYEEIFESVDVDIQKLIERKEEYPAEVPGEVRVLTAGIDTQDDRFEVEVVGWGDGMESWSIDYVIINGDPKLPETRKALDLYLQKVFEHESGNKMKIYAAALDTGGHRTQAVYDFCKKRYLRKIFAIKGARDVNAPIATGRFSLKNKGKVPLFSIGVNTAKDEIYSALMIEEPGPFYMHWPNKDIYDEKYFKQFTAEKKVKGRWVNKSGKRNEALDVRVYARAALEIAGIDPSELAKQDRFMFYKTSNNKINTQKKRSRVLSKGLK; via the coding sequence ATGGGGATTTATAAGGAAGCGTTTTTGAAAGGTCTTGAACCTGATCCACTTTTAACCATAAGCGAATGGGCCGACAGATATAGATTTTTACCGAAAGAGTCGAGTGCCGAGCCAGGAAAATGGAGGACAGATAGATTTCCGTTTTTAAAAGAGATAATGGACGCACTCTCACCGCAAGACCCGACTCACGAAGTCAAGCTGATAAAAGGAACGCAGATAGGCGGTACAGAAGTCGGAAACAACTTTTTGATGGCTTATATGGATTTGTATCCGTCGCCTATGCTTTTGATGCTGCCGACTGAGGCGCTTTTGAAAAAACACAGACAAATGAAACTGATACCTTCGATAAGAGCCGTTAAAAGACTCGCTAAAAAGATAAAACCCGGAAAAACGAAAAACGACCTGGGCGATAATTCGATGATGGAGTTTCCGGGAGGCAGTCTTGTGTATGCTTATTCGAATTCAACGGCGAATTTCAGAAGTTTAAGCTGCCGGGTGGTTTGTCTTGATGATGTGGACGGGTTTCCGGAAGATGTAAACGATGAGGGAAGTCCGATTTCTCTTGCAAAAAACAGGGCGGACAGTTTCCCGAACAGAAAAATATATATAAATTCCACACCTACAATAAAAGGTGCGAGTAACATAGAAAAAGAATATGAAGACAGCGACCAGAGGGAATATTTTATGCCGTGTCCTCACTGCGGGGAATATATAAAGTTTGAAACTGAAAATTTCGTATATGAATGGGACGAGGAAAAATATGAGCTTACAAGCGATGTGAAATACGCATGTCCTAAATGCGGGAGTCTAATAGACGAGTTTTACAAAAACGAAATGCTTAACAAAGGTAAATGGATTCCTCAAAATCCAGGACATCCGTATAAAGGATACAGACTGCCGAGTTTTTACTCACCGCTCGGGTTTTTAAGTTGGGAAAAAATATTCAGGGAATATTTAAAAGCCAAAAGGGCGCTTGAAAAAGACAGAAACGACAAACTGATGAAAACCTGGATTAATACAAGAGAAGCACTTCCGTATGAGGAAATATTTGAAAGCGTGGATGTGGATATTCAGAAACTTATTGAAAGAAAAGAGGAGTATCCAGCGGAAGTTCCGGGAGAAGTCAGAGTATTGACCGCAGGTATAGACACCCAGGACGACAGATTTGAGGTTGAAGTTGTCGGATGGGGTGACGGAATGGAGAGCTGGAGCATTGATTATGTGATTATAAACGGTGATCCGAAACTTCCTGAAACAAGAAAAGCTCTTGATTTGTATCTGCAAAAGGTTTTCGAACACGAAAGCGGCAACAAAATGAAAATATACGCCGCCGCTCTTGATACCGGAGGACACAGAACGCAGGCGGTATATGACTTTTGTAAAAAAAGATATTTAAGAAAAATATTTGCAATAAAAGGAGCGAGAGATGTAAACGCACCGATAGCCACCGGAAGATTTTCCCTTAAAAACAAAGGTAAAGTTCCATTGTTTAGCATAGGGGTCAATACTGCAAAAGATGAAATTTATTCGGCTTTGATGATAGAAGAGCCGGGACCTTTTTATATGCACTGGCCGAATAAGGATATTTACGATGAAAAATATTTTAAGCAGTTTACGGCTGAGAAAAAAGTTAAAGGCAGATGGGTTAACAAAAGCGGTAAAAGAAACGAAGCGCTGGATGTCAGAGTTTATGCAAGAGCAGCTTTGGAGATTGCGGGAATAGACCCGAGCGAACTGGCCAAACAGGACAGGTTTATGTTTTACAAAACTTCAAACAACAAAATCAATACGCAAAAAAAACGTTCAAGAGTTTTAAGTAAAGGATTAAAATGA
- a CDS encoding BRCT domain-containing protein encodes MKYYQDLNEINKDEIKFTRDDIFDDINEIEVGGNFFVLTGTFTSGKRKDIENLIKQYGGKIQKDITKSTDYLVVGEVTTRDWKYGNYGTKIEKALEWKKQIPLKIIPEQVLMKSLKNGNEKNIDEYKDEIFGIFLNLKERDRYETVDYPSGKIIIHNLEDEIENYTDFIFSKLKGQAIEIEFHLSLIKYAYNKLNEKEKIEDTLKEKLINYLKNSLSRNLKSQKSIQQIKENFGPFANTLFFKKQIEKFSQKESK; translated from the coding sequence ATGAAATATTATCAAGATTTAAATGAAATCAATAAAGATGAGATAAAATTTACAAGAGATGATATTTTTGATGATATTAATGAAATAGAAGTAGGAGGGAATTTCTTTGTTTTAACTGGAACATTTACATCCGGTAAACGAAAAGATATAGAAAATTTAATTAAGCAATATGGTGGAAAAATCCAAAAAGATATTACAAAATCGACTGACTATTTAGTTGTAGGAGAAGTAACTACAAGAGATTGGAAATATGGAAATTACGGAACAAAAATAGAAAAAGCATTAGAGTGGAAAAAACAAATTCCTTTAAAAATCATTCCGGAACAAGTTTTAATGAAAAGTTTAAAAAATGGAAATGAAAAAAATATTGATGAATATAAAGATGAAATTTTTGGAATCTTTCTAAATTTAAAAGAAAGAGATAGATATGAAACTGTGGATTACCCCTCAGGAAAAATAATTATCCATAATTTAGAAGATGAAATAGAAAATTACACAGATTTTATATTTTCAAAATTAAAAGGACAAGCAATTGAGATAGAATTCCATCTATCTCTTATTAAATACGCATATAATAAATTAAATGAAAAAGAAAAAATTGAAGACACATTAAAAGAAAAACTGATTAATTATTTAAAAAACTCATTATCAAGAAACTTAAAATCACAAAAATCTATTCAACAGATAAAAGAAAATTTTGGCCCTTTTGCAAATACATTATTTTTTAAAAAACAAATAGAAAAATTTAGCCAAAAGGAATCAAAATGA
- a CDS encoding helix-turn-helix domain-containing protein translates to MGQLRFPRKNSQARTVLDALLNKEHLTAWDGIERWAMLRLPNHISVLEKKFGIKIERKTHVKKAANGKLIHWNEYWMNDEEIKRVKNLMESRNVS, encoded by the coding sequence ATGGGACAGTTAAGATTTCCAAGAAAAAACTCTCAGGCAAGAACGGTTCTTGACGCACTTCTTAATAAAGAGCATTTAACAGCATGGGACGGGATTGAGAGATGGGCTATGCTAAGACTTCCTAATCACATAAGCGTGTTGGAGAAAAAATTCGGAATCAAAATAGAAAGAAAAACACACGTAAAAAAAGCTGCGAACGGAAAACTGATTCACTGGAACGAATACTGGATGAACGATGAAGAGATAAAACGTGTAAAAAACTTGATGGAGAGCAGAAATGTATCATAA
- a CDS encoding phage portal protein: MVKPSLFDKAIAFFSPEKAVKRLKAKATLEYFSNTSYEGASTTKKSLKFWGGSLKSADKDDLPSLPRLRARSRDLYRNDPLVIGAIDTNLNSVIGAGLKVQSNVDAEYLGLSEEEAVEWEVKAEREFAFWAESVNADASRKKNFYEIQTVALASTLLSGDVFAVLPGIKRDFWPYETCISLIEADRVCNENDALDSEELAGGIRVDKWGAPVEYHILKSHPGGYGMDREWVKIPAWGESGRRNVLHLFRQVRPGQRRGVPYLAPVIKHLKLLGDYTEAELVAAVIGGMFTVFLRNENPDAEPFEDEELKLAPGAIVGLGPNEDISIADPKRPNSAYDAFVRGIIEQIGVGLNLPYEILIKHFTSSYTAARASFLEAWRAFKARRAWFVAGFCQPIYEAVITEAVIKGRLNAPGFLEDPFIRAAYLKTSWVGPAAGQINEKVETEAATRRVEEGFSTRAREAAEINGSDFEMNVKKAKRENMLMQDSGLFVINPKRKGVEI; encoded by the coding sequence TTGGTTAAACCTTCTTTATTTGACAAAGCTATTGCCTTTTTTTCACCGGAGAAGGCTGTTAAGAGGCTAAAAGCAAAAGCCACACTTGAATATTTCAGCAATACTTCTTACGAGGGAGCTTCTACAACTAAAAAATCACTTAAATTTTGGGGAGGAAGTCTTAAAAGTGCAGACAAGGACGATTTGCCTTCACTTCCAAGACTTCGTGCGAGAAGCAGGGATTTATACAGAAACGATCCGCTTGTTATAGGGGCGATTGATACAAATTTAAACAGTGTTATCGGCGCCGGTCTTAAAGTTCAGAGCAACGTGGATGCTGAATACCTTGGGCTTAGCGAAGAAGAGGCAGTCGAATGGGAAGTAAAAGCGGAAAGGGAATTCGCATTTTGGGCAGAAAGTGTAAATGCTGATGCAAGCAGAAAGAAGAATTTTTATGAAATACAGACAGTCGCACTCGCTTCAACGCTTTTAAGCGGTGATGTTTTTGCAGTTTTGCCTGGGATAAAAAGAGATTTTTGGCCGTATGAAACCTGTATCAGTTTAATAGAAGCCGACAGGGTTTGCAATGAAAACGATGCGCTTGATTCGGAAGAACTTGCAGGAGGAATCAGGGTTGATAAGTGGGGAGCGCCTGTTGAATATCATATTTTGAAATCACATCCTGGCGGTTACGGAATGGATAGGGAATGGGTGAAAATTCCGGCATGGGGAGAAAGCGGGAGAAGAAACGTTTTACATCTATTCAGACAAGTAAGACCAGGGCAGAGAAGAGGCGTTCCGTATCTTGCACCGGTAATCAAGCATCTTAAACTGCTTGGGGATTATACGGAAGCGGAACTTGTTGCGGCTGTTATAGGCGGTATGTTTACGGTATTTTTAAGAAACGAAAACCCTGATGCCGAGCCGTTTGAAGACGAAGAATTAAAACTCGCACCGGGAGCAATTGTAGGGCTTGGTCCGAATGAAGATATATCTATCGCAGATCCAAAAAGACCAAACAGCGCTTATGACGCATTTGTAAGGGGGATTATTGAGCAGATAGGTGTAGGGCTTAATCTTCCTTATGAGATTTTAATCAAGCATTTCACATCTTCTTATACTGCGGCAAGAGCTTCGTTTTTGGAAGCATGGAGAGCTTTTAAGGCGAGACGTGCATGGTTTGTCGCAGGATTTTGTCAGCCTATTTACGAAGCGGTAATTACCGAGGCGGTTATAAAAGGCAGACTTAACGCGCCTGGATTTTTAGAAGATCCGTTTATAAGAGCCGCATATCTTAAAACAAGCTGGGTCGGACCGGCCGCAGGACAGATAAACGAAAAAGTTGAAACGGAAGCGGCGACAAGAAGAGTCGAGGAAGGTTTCTCTACAAGAGCGAGAGAAGCGGCGGAAATCAACGGAAGTGATTTTGAAATGAACGTAAAAAAAGCAAAAAGGGAGAATATGCTTATGCAGGACAGCGGCCTTTTTGTAATTAATCCAAAAAGAAAAGGGGTAGAAATATGA
- a CDS encoding LexA family transcriptional regulator — translation MNDTKAIINRMKQAFKVKTNKELAEKLGTSISNIDNWKKRNNIPDKYILLTSQMNDINKNWLLTGEGNMYSGRWGLQTSGNAILDNLLRELNLKDENELIEYLEKNYDYKTTKDDIEKWKQNGEEPYGLLTKIAIKEKINLENLLFKPKTVKINFFEDVYAAAGAGAINHSIKPVILETDLRIVEKIFNIKNPAYGIDIITVVGDSMEPYISNGEIIVIERNNNPHNGDIVIANINGNVYVKKLEKDPFGKWVKLISENPAYETIKIEGEELNDLQFVGIVRAKIRPF, via the coding sequence ATGAACGATACTAAAGCTATTATTAACAGAATGAAACAAGCATTTAAAGTAAAAACAAATAAAGAATTAGCCGAAAAACTCGGAACCTCAATCTCAAATATTGATAATTGGAAAAAAAGAAACAATATTCCTGATAAATACATTCTTTTAACTTCACAAATGAACGATATAAATAAAAATTGGCTCCTAACAGGCGAAGGAAATATGTATTCCGGAAGATGGGGACTGCAAACTTCCGGCAATGCAATACTCGATAATCTGCTTAGAGAACTTAACTTAAAAGACGAAAACGAACTGATAGAATATTTGGAAAAAAACTATGATTATAAAACCACAAAAGACGATATTGAAAAATGGAAGCAAAACGGCGAAGAACCATACGGACTTCTTACAAAAATTGCAATAAAAGAAAAAATCAACCTCGAAAACCTGTTATTTAAACCCAAAACTGTAAAAATAAACTTTTTCGAAGACGTATATGCCGCCGCAGGAGCAGGTGCGATCAATCATTCTATTAAACCGGTTATTTTGGAAACAGATTTGAGGATCGTAGAAAAGATCTTCAATATCAAAAACCCGGCATACGGTATAGATATTATTACGGTCGTAGGCGACAGCATGGAACCGTATATTTCCAACGGGGAAATAATAGTAATAGAAAGAAACAATAACCCTCATAATGGAGATATTGTAATTGCAAATATCAACGGAAACGTTTATGTTAAAAAACTTGAAAAAGATCCATTTGGAAAATGGGTTAAACTTATAAGCGAAAACCCTGCTTACGAAACAATTAAAATAGAAGGTGAAGAACTAAACGACTTGCAGTTTGTTGGAATTGTAAGAGCTAAGATAAGGCCGTTTTAA
- a CDS encoding DNA/RNA non-specific endonuclease, translating to MKKLLLLIPLLLLAFTSKYTPDLNNFLQPVKCSKVLHKTSFDICYSCKYKYPLVVSYTLKGDLVKKKISRKGLRFRPDYNLPAKCRSYSKDYSKTGYDRGHLASNASFDYDRKIQKETFLMSNIAPQKPNLNRKYWAKVEKFTRFLAVKYKQVEVVTGVCGNKGHIKNKVGIPAYWYKIIYIPELNKTVAFLTPNTNVGMSKAKLKEYKTTLEEIKRVCNF from the coding sequence ATGAAAAAACTCTTACTTTTAATCCCCCTCTTACTTTTAGCCTTTACAAGCAAATACACACCTGACCTAAACAATTTCCTACAACCTGTCAAATGCAGCAAGGTCTTACACAAAACTTCGTTCGACATTTGCTACTCTTGCAAATACAAATATCCCCTCGTAGTTTCATACACTCTGAAAGGTGATCTCGTTAAAAAGAAAATATCTCGCAAAGGTTTGAGATTCAGACCTGACTATAATTTACCAGCAAAATGCAGATCTTATTCAAAAGACTACTCTAAAACCGGATACGATAGAGGTCACCTTGCAAGCAATGCTTCATTCGATTATGATAGAAAAATACAAAAAGAAACTTTCTTAATGAGCAACATTGCACCTCAAAAGCCTAACCTTAATCGTAAATATTGGGCTAAGGTAGAAAAGTTTACTCGTTTTCTTGCAGTTAAATATAAACAAGTGGAAGTTGTTACCGGTGTATGCGGTAATAAAGGACACATAAAAAATAAAGTCGGTATTCCTGCTTACTGGTATAAAATAATCTACATCCCTGAGTTAAATAAGACTGTGGCTTTTCTTACACCTAATACAAACGTAGGAATGAGTAAGGCTAAACTGAAAGAGTATAAGACTACATTAGAAGAGATTAAAAGGGTATGCAATTTCTAA
- a CDS encoding S49 family peptidase has protein sequence MIPVHVLANMASRPWLMEPNWFRVALNIVSRDSPNAGLNGEFAQKIEKRALSLGDGKAKDLKFVEKRGNIGILNIRGPIVRYAGMMELSADIRSLETYAQEFKALEEDPSVETIVLNIDSPGGEASGIAEFATYIRNSPKKVVAFVDELAASAGYWIASAASEIYATSTAFVGSIGVVFTVVDDKEKLKKEGIKKVEIVSVQSPKKRPDVTSEEGQAQIQVWANDLADKFIKAVARYRGVSEDFVLNNFGQGDLLIAEKAKDVGMINGISTFEGLIKKFTKKGVTMPQANANVNADQDVTITAESVKEKYPEAYEQIFKAGAEAERKRIEEIENLGQFTGYEELVKEMKFDGKSTAEMVELAVFRAEREKKQKIGEDYSKDGAKAAALLAEAGVGVAEAQTQVKEPKKDSPLLKAAAKLKIGGK, from the coding sequence ATGATACCGGTTCATGTATTGGCGAATATGGCAAGCAGACCATGGCTTATGGAGCCTAACTGGTTCAGGGTGGCTTTAAACATTGTAAGCAGGGATTCTCCAAATGCAGGGCTTAACGGCGAGTTTGCACAAAAGATTGAGAAAAGGGCTTTAAGTCTGGGCGATGGCAAGGCAAAAGATTTAAAGTTTGTGGAAAAAAGAGGAAATATCGGTATTTTGAACATCAGGGGGCCTATTGTCAGATATGCCGGGATGATGGAATTAAGCGCTGATATAAGAAGTCTTGAAACTTACGCCCAAGAATTTAAAGCTCTTGAAGAAGATCCGAGTGTAGAAACTATTGTTTTAAACATAGATTCACCGGGCGGAGAAGCGAGCGGAATTGCCGAGTTTGCAACATATATAAGAAATTCGCCTAAAAAGGTTGTGGCTTTTGTAGATGAACTTGCCGCAAGCGCAGGGTATTGGATAGCAAGCGCCGCAAGCGAAATATATGCGACTTCAACGGCGTTTGTAGGAAGTATAGGGGTTGTGTTTACGGTTGTTGACGATAAGGAAAAACTTAAAAAAGAGGGTATTAAAAAAGTTGAAATCGTAAGCGTTCAAAGTCCTAAAAAAAGACCGGACGTTACGAGTGAAGAGGGGCAGGCTCAGATTCAGGTCTGGGCGAACGACCTGGCGGATAAATTCATCAAGGCTGTTGCAAGATACAGAGGTGTAAGTGAGGATTTTGTATTAAACAATTTCGGTCAGGGTGATTTACTGATTGCCGAAAAAGCAAAAGATGTCGGGATGATAAACGGTATAAGCACATTTGAGGGGTTAATAAAAAAATTTACTAAAAAAGGAGTGACAATGCCACAAGCAAATGCAAATGTAAACGCTGATCAGGATGTAACTATTACGGCAGAGAGCGTGAAAGAAAAATATCCTGAGGCTTACGAACAGATTTTCAAAGCCGGAGCGGAAGCGGAAAGAAAAAGAATTGAAGAGATTGAGAATTTAGGACAGTTTACCGGATATGAAGAACTGGTTAAAGAAATGAAGTTTGACGGGAAAAGCACAGCCGAAATGGTGGAGCTTGCAGTGTTCAGAGCAGAAAGGGAAAAAAAACAGAAAATCGGTGAAGATTACAGCAAAGACGGAGCAAAAGCGGCTGCACTTTTAGCGGAAGCAGGAGTCGGAGTTGCTGAAGCCCAGACACAAGTTAAAGAACCTAAAAAAGATTCACCACTGCTTAAAGCGGCGGCAAAATTAAAAATAGGAGGTAAGTAA
- a CDS encoding head decoration protein produces MVGDVVITDSVVLEAGQNLTAGSVLGRVTETGKYKLSALKDADGNAIDDGSQVPSAVLLVDVDATDADKNAPVLVLGEVDEGELNYDASWDVASLKFELRKMSIFVKQSI; encoded by the coding sequence ATGGTTGGTGACGTAGTAATTACGGACAGTGTGGTTTTAGAAGCGGGACAGAATTTAACTGCTGGAAGTGTTCTTGGAAGAGTTACGGAAACGGGGAAATATAAATTAAGCGCTCTTAAAGATGCGGACGGCAATGCGATTGATGACGGTTCACAGGTTCCAAGTGCGGTTTTACTTGTTGATGTGGATGCGACAGATGCTGATAAAAACGCACCTGTTTTGGTATTGGGTGAAGTTGACGAGGGTGAATTGAATTATGATGCAAGCTGGGATGTTGCGTCTTTGAAATTCGAACTTAGAAAAATGTCAATTTTTGTAAAACAATCAATTTAA
- a CDS encoding DUF6148 family protein, which translates to MAAWTLDEAKQYLKEALDARSRILRAQEYGIGDKKTKRAELEQINADIAFWRKEVERLEKIASGKKGLNIGYGVKIG; encoded by the coding sequence TTGGCCGCTTGGACGCTTGACGAAGCAAAACAGTATTTAAAAGAAGCGCTTGATGCGAGAAGTAGAATATTAAGAGCGCAGGAATACGGTATTGGCGATAAAAAAACAAAAAGAGCCGAGTTAGAACAGATTAACGCCGACATTGCTTTTTGGAGAAAAGAAGTAGAAAGGCTTGAAAAAATTGCAAGCGGCAAAAAAGGACTTAATATCGGATACGGAGTGAAAATTGGTTAA
- a CDS encoding DnaB-like helicase C-terminal domain-containing protein, with amino-acid sequence MYHNVDIERGILSAVIYDGSKIDLLKGVLYPEAFYMPFHQYVFKAMVELDARDMPIDEVFLKDELVKMNKFDEEMFFELLATAPIETIEEYAEALLSLSQKRELLHLSNQIKTILNDDSEDIISKISKDLEEITSKTAKSNEKSINFYIQKMEEQIQKAKEFGGIVGYKSGIHTLDTLIGAFAPGDLVIIAARPSMGKTSFATTLIEHNLKLGHGVLFDSLEMPGEKIMQRLIASYSGNTLNDIKRGALSNYSAYKEAVEFYRNSELVLHDESYLTIHKLKAKAFKVIREKKNIKFWIIDHLRYIKKPGQNIANEISEITKEFKKIAKEYGIVVVLLSQLNRENEKSANKKPTLAGIRESGAVEEDADIVIGLHRESYYKRNETQIEPPVNEAELIVLKNRDGQTGVAKCFFNGPLARFQNYGEIHIKEDKAMPVDIPVI; translated from the coding sequence ATGTATCATAACGTTGATATAGAAAGAGGAATTTTAAGCGCAGTAATATATGACGGAAGCAAAATAGATCTTTTAAAAGGCGTATTGTATCCGGAAGCGTTTTATATGCCGTTTCACCAGTATGTGTTTAAAGCGATGGTTGAACTTGATGCTCGTGATATGCCTATTGACGAAGTGTTTTTAAAAGATGAACTTGTGAAAATGAATAAATTTGATGAAGAGATGTTTTTTGAATTGTTGGCTACTGCACCGATAGAAACGATAGAAGAGTATGCAGAAGCTCTGCTTTCCCTCTCACAAAAAAGAGAACTTCTGCACCTCTCGAATCAAATCAAAACGATTCTAAACGATGATTCGGAGGATATTATATCAAAAATCTCAAAAGATTTGGAAGAGATTACTTCAAAGACTGCAAAAAGTAATGAAAAAAGCATTAACTTTTATATACAAAAAATGGAAGAGCAGATACAAAAAGCAAAAGAGTTCGGAGGGATTGTAGGTTATAAAAGTGGTATTCATACGCTTGATACATTGATAGGTGCGTTTGCACCGGGTGATTTGGTAATTATAGCCGCAAGACCGAGCATGGGTAAAACGAGCTTTGCTACTACGCTAATCGAGCATAATCTGAAACTCGGACACGGTGTATTGTTTGACAGTTTGGAAATGCCGGGAGAGAAGATTATGCAAAGGCTTATAGCCTCATACAGCGGTAATACCCTTAACGATATAAAAAGAGGGGCTTTAAGCAATTACAGTGCCTACAAAGAGGCCGTCGAGTTTTATAGAAACTCTGAGCTTGTTTTGCATGACGAAAGCTATTTGACTATTCATAAATTAAAAGCAAAAGCGTTTAAAGTTATCCGTGAAAAGAAAAATATTAAGTTTTGGATAATAGATCATCTGAGATATATCAAAAAACCTGGACAGAATATCGCAAACGAAATAAGCGAAATTACAAAAGAATTCAAAAAGATTGCAAAAGAGTACGGGATTGTAGTAGTGCTGCTTTCCCAGTTAAACAGGGAAAACGAAAAGTCTGCAAACAAAAAACCTACACTTGCAGGGATAAGAGAGAGCGGAGCGGTGGAAGAGGATGCGGATATTGTTATCGGCCTGCACCGTGAGAGCTACTACAAAAGAAACGAAACACAAATTGAACCTCCGGTAAACGAAGCAGAGCTTATAGTTCTAAAAAACAGAGACGGCCAGACAGGCGTTGCTAAATGCTTTTTTAACGGACCTCTTGCAAGGTTTCAAAATTACGGGGAAATTCATATTAAAGAAGATAAAGCTATGCCCGTTGATATACCGGTTATATAA
- a CDS encoding PIN domain-containing protein, whose product MYKLDGFFLDTNVFESANFDLKKPNIAKFFELCENHKINIYIDKTVKQEVKNRILKKANEVAKSIKNNLLPYICNILDIEYSKEELENKITNYLKTQIDKIFEKIKVIDNNININELLEYYFKQKAPFNVNNKKYEFPDAIIMLSLKQYINKEDKNIIVISNDEGIRQYCLENNIEHIKFISDALTKIYSHIELYIFEFLQNEKEKIKVKIEDYIKEKIDFIIYGYGPYYDDIEVDEYEIDNVIIKNINMTNVDKEKNAFTITCRAKIEFIISTYPYPDFEHASHDSEDDTWYVFGKLKTKFYLTKEVELHFEVEIIDKTSKDFEIYFKGKDPEIEFDIYNIHPKDIIDQEYLDDDTWKIYK is encoded by the coding sequence ATGTATAAACTTGATGGTTTTTTTCTTGATACAAATGTATTTGAAAGCGCTAATTTTGATTTGAAAAAACCAAATATAGCTAAGTTTTTTGAACTATGTGAAAATCATAAAATCAATATATATATCGATAAAACTGTAAAACAAGAAGTAAAAAATAGAATATTAAAAAAAGCTAATGAAGTAGCAAAAAGTATTAAAAATAATTTACTTCCATATATTTGCAATATCTTGGATATTGAATATTCAAAGGAAGAACTTGAAAATAAAATTACAAATTATTTAAAAACTCAAATTGATAAAATTTTTGAAAAAATAAAAGTAATTGATAATAATATAAATATCAACGAATTATTAGAATATTATTTTAAACAAAAAGCTCCATTTAATGTTAATAACAAAAAATATGAATTCCCAGATGCAATAATAATGTTATCTCTTAAACAATATATAAATAAAGAAGATAAAAATATAATAGTAATTTCAAACGACGAAGGAATAAGGCAATATTGCTTAGAAAATAATATAGAACACATCAAATTTATATCAGATGCATTAACTAAAATATATTCTCACATTGAATTATATATATTTGAGTTTCTCCAAAATGAAAAAGAGAAAATTAAAGTTAAAATAGAAGATTATATTAAGGAAAAAATAGATTTTATAATATATGGTTATGGACCATACTATGATGATATTGAAGTTGATGAATATGAAATAGACAATGTGATAATTAAAAATATAAATATGACAAATGTTGATAAAGAAAAAAACGCATTTACAATAACATGTCGTGCAAAAATTGAATTTATCATTAGCACATATCCTTATCCAGACTTTGAACACGCTTCACATGACTCTGAAGATGATACATGGTATGTATTTGGAAAATTAAAAACTAAATTTTATCTAACAAAAGAAGTTGAATTGCATTTTGAAGTTGAAATAATTGATAAAACATCTAAGGATTTTGAAATATATTTCAAAGGAAAAGACCCAGAAATAGAATTTGATATTTATAATATTCATCCTAAAGATATAATAGATCAAGAATATCTAGATGATGATACATGGAAAATATATAAATAA